In the Armatimonadota bacterium genome, AGATCCTGGGTGTGGCGGGCGTGGAGGGGAACGGGCAGAGCGAGCTGGTGCAGGCGCTGACGGGGCTGCGACGACCCGAGGCAGGCGACGTCTGGCTGGACGGGGAACGGGTGCCCTCCCTGGAGCCGCTGCGCCTGTACCGCCGCGGCCTGGCGCACGTGCCGGAGGACAAGGCGCGGTTTGGGCTGGCCCTGGGCTTCGACATCGTGGAGAACAGCATCCTCGGCCGCCAGCGGGAGCCCCAGTTCCTGGGCCCGTGGGGCCGGCTGCGCCGGTCCGCCATCGTCCGCTACGCGGAAGCATTGGTCCAGCGCTTCCGCGTGGTGGCTCCCGACCTCTGGACCCCTGTGCGCAGCCTGAGCGGCGGCAACCAGCAGCGTCTCGTCGTGGGTCGGGAGATCAGCAAGGAGCCCACGGTGGTGGTCGCGATGCACCCCACCCGCGGCCTGGACGTGGCGTCTGCGGTGCACATCCGCGAGCTGCTGGTGCGGATGCGGGATGCGGGCAAGGCGGTGCTGCTGGTCTCCGCGGACCTGGACGAGGTCCTGGAACTGAGCGACCGGATCGCGGTGATGTACGAGGGACGGTTCGTGGGCGCCGGTCCTGCGGAGACGTTCCGCCGGGAGACGGTGGGCTTGTTGATGGGCGGGGTGGTGCCCGCGGGCACGGATGCGGACGCCGCGCGCGCTGCGTCCCCTCGCTGAGTCGCTGGCCACCGTGGCCCTGGGCCTGGTGGCCGGCGGGCTGCTGGTCTGGGCCTTCGGCCATTCGCCCGTGGCCGCCTACCGCGCCCTGGTCGCGGGCGCGTTCGGGACCCGGGAAGACCTGCTGGAAACCCTGGCGTTCGCCACGCCCCTCATGCTCACGGCACTGACGTTCGCGGTCGGCATGCGGGCCGGGCTGTTCAACATCGGTGCCGAGGGCCAGATGTACCTGGGAGCCGTGGGCGCGGCCTGCGTGGCGGGCATGGTGCCCCTGCCGCCGGGCGTCCACCTGGGCGCCGCCACTGCAGCAGGGATGGTGGCGGGCGCGCTGTGGGCCCTGATCCCCGCGGCGTTGAAGGCGTGGCGTGGTGCCCACGAAGTGATCTCCACCATCATGTGCAACTGGATCGCCCTGCACCTGTCCATGTACCTGACCATCACCTTCCTGGCCGAACCCGGACGCGCCGAGCGTACGGTGCCGGCCTTGCCCACCGCCCGCTACCCCGTCCTCTCCGAGGACAGCACGCTCACCGCGGTGGTGTTCGTGGCCGTGGGCGTGGCGCTGCTGGCGTATGCGTACCTGTGGGGCACCCGGGCGGGGTACGAGCTGCGGCTGGCGGGCGAGAACCCGGACGCCGCACGCTACGCGGGGGTGCGCCCGGAGCGCGTGGTGACGGCGAGCTTCGTGCTCGGCGGACTGGCGGCCGGACTGGCGGGCGCCAGCCAGGTGATCGGCCGACCTCCCGCGTGGTCCCTCTACGCCACCATGGGCAACGTGGCCACCCTGGGCTTCGACGGCATCGGGGTGGCGCTGGTGGGCCGCAACCACCCGGTGGGTGGGGTGCTGGCCGCGGTCCTGTTCGGGGCCCTGGCGCACGGTGGCCGGCTGATGGAGTACGAGGTGGGCGTACTGAGCGAACTGGTGCGGGCCCTCAACGGCATCATCGTGTTCGCCATGGCCGTACCGGAGCTGTGGAAGATGGTCGGCAGGAGGCTTTCGCGGTGAGGAAGGCCGCGCTGGCGTGGGCTGCAGCGGTCGTGACCGCCGCCCTGGCGCCGCGGGCGCTGGCTCAGCTGGGCCTGCCGCCCGTATCCCTGGTCGAGACGGGGCTGTTGGCCATGACGCCCCTGGCCCTGGCAGCGGTGGGAGAGTGCCTGAACGAGAAGGCCGGGCTGGTGAACATCGGCCTGGAAGCGATCTTCATGGTCACCGCGACGGTAGGCGTGTGGTTCGCGGAGATCGGGCGCAGTGGCATCGTCGGGCTGCTGGGTGGGGCCGCGACCGGGAGCCTGTTGGGCCTGGGCATGGGCGCGGTGAGCGTGTACGGGAAGGCGGACCAGATCATCGCAGGCATGGGGCTCAACGTGTTCGCGCTGGGGTTCGTGCCCTTCCTGCTCATCAGCCTGTGGGCGTTCCCGGGTGTGCACGTGTTCCCCAACGAGCTGATGGTGCCGCGCCTGACGACGCCCCTGGGCCAGGTCAGCCCTGTGACGATCGGCGCGGTGGTGGCCGCCGTGCTCGCGCACCTGGTGCTGCACCGGACGGTGGTGGGGTTTCGTCTTTGCGCCGCTGGGGAGAAACCCGAGGCGGTGGACGTGGCCGGGCTCCGGGTGGACCGGTTGCGGCTCCTCACCGCGACCGTGGGCGGGGCGCTGGCGGGGCTGGGCGGGGCCTTCCTGCCGCTGGGCTGGTTCGGGGCCCTGGTGAAGGAGATCTCCGCAGGGCGCGGCTTCATCGCCCTGGCGTGCGTGGTGTTCGCCGGACTGGAACCGCTGGTGGCCCTGGGAGCGGCGCTGCTGTTCGGGCTCGCGGACGGCTTTGCGTCCGCGGTGGCGGTGACGCCCGGGGTCAAAGAACGGGTGCCGTTCTACTTCGTCTCCATGATCCCCTACGTAGTCACCCTCGTGGTGGTGGCCGCGGTCATCGGCCGCAGGCGGTTCCCCAGCACGGTAGGCCGACCGTACGCACGCGAGTGAGCGGTGCCGTCCTGCGGCCGGCTGCGCAGGACCGCGGGGCGACCCTGCCGGCGCAGCGTCGCCGCCGATCCACGGCTAGGCGTCCGGCTGACGCACCGTCAGCACCGGCACCGGGCTGTGGCGCACGACGTGTTCGGCCACGCTGCCGAAGAGGACCTTCGCGAGCCCGGTGCGGCCGTGCGTCCCCATGACGATCAGGTCCGCGCCGATCTCCTTTGCGACCTCCAGGATCGCGGCCCGCGGCGTGCCCTCCCGCAGGAGGGGCACGGCGTCGGGAAAGCGTGCCGCCAGCCGGCGCATCTGCTCCTCGGCCTCGGCCCGCACGCGCTCGGCCAGCTCGATGGTCGCCGGCATGGCCGCCATCTCGGGCGGCAGCCCGGCCAGGGCTCCCAGGCTCAGGTCGAGCACGTGGAGCAGCGTCACCCGGGCATCGAAGCGCGCGGCGAGGCCCATGGCCCACCGCAGCGCCGGCTCGGCCCCGGGCGAGAAGTCGGTGGCCGCCAGAATGCGCTGCAGACGTAGCGGCGCGGTATCGGATGGACCGGACGTCATCGCTCACCCCACATCGTAGACTGCCAGCTTGCTCCATGGTTACATACTGCGGCCGCCGTATCCTCCGCGCCGCACGGCCGCCGGCTGCGTCGTCTGCACCGAGAACCATGCTTGCACACTGCGGCCGCCGCACCCTCCACCGCGCACCCGAGCAGCGGAATCGGGCAGGCACCCGATGGCCGCGCCGGCGCCGCACGCGTACCCTGAGAAGGGCACGGCGCGGGGCACCCGGAGGCACGCACGCGCGAGGCCGTGCGCGTCCGGGTGGCGCAGCGCGTCGGGAGCCGCCCCACACGTCTGGACGCGGGGGTGCGAAGATGCTCACCGCCGGCGACATCATGACGCGCGACCTGGTGGTCGTCACACCCGACATGCTGGTGGAGGAAGTGGGCGACCTGCTCACGCGCTATCGCATCCACGGGGCGCCGGTCGTCGACAAGGACGGCCAGCTGGTGGGGATGATCAGCCTGGTGGATCTGGTGGGGCGCGTGGGGGAAACCGCGCGCGACGTGATGAGCCCCGACCCCGTCACCGCCACCGAAGATACGCCGCTGGACGAGATCGCGGGCATGATGCTCGACCAGATGGTGCGCCGGATCCCGATCGTCGAGGGGAATCGCGTGGTGGGCATCGTGAGCGCGAGCGACCTGATCCGCGTCTTCCTGAACCTGCACGAGGCAGCCCCGGGGCGGGCCGGCGAAGGGACGGCGCCCGCCCCGGCATCCGGCCCGGCAGCGGGCGTCCCACGCCCGGGGCCGGCTGCGCCGCCGACCACGACCCCGGCCCGGCAGCCGGGCGCGGGACGACGGACCGCGCGCGCCCCACGGCCTGGGTCGCGGGTGGCGCGCCGGCGGCGCGCCACCCGCCGGTGACGGCTCGCCGCGGATCTCTATGAACCCCCGCGGGATCTCCATGGACCCCGCAGACCTCGCCAGACGGCTCGAGCACGCCGTCTTGCATCCGCAGGCGACCCGCCAGGACGTGCTGCTCGGCGTGCAGACCGCTGTGCGGTGGGGCGTGCGGGCCCTGGTGGTCAAGCCCTGCCACGTGACGCTCGCAGCCCGGGAACTGGCCGAGACGTACGTGAAGGTCGTCACCGTCGTCGGGTTCCCGCACGGCGGGCACACGGTGGCCACCAAGGTCGCAGAAACCCGTGAGGCGGTCGCCCACGGCGCCGAGGAGGTGGACATGGTCCTCGACCTGGGCGCGCTGCGCGACCGCGATCTCGCCACGGTGTTCTACGAGACCCGCAGTGTGGTCGACGCCGCGCGCGGCCGGCCGGTGAAGGTCATCCTGGAGACCGCGTACCTCACCGACGCCGAGAAGCGCCTGGCCTGCCGGATCGCCGCCCGCGCCGGTGCGGCCTACGTCAAGACCAGCACGGGCTTCGGCCCCGCGGGGGCCACGGTGGCCGACGTGGCGCTGCTGCGCCGCGTGGTGGGACGCCGGCTGGGCGTCAAGGCCGCCGGCGGCATCCGCACCTACACCGATGCAGTGGCGTTGCTGGAGGCCGGCGCCGATCTCCTGGGCACCAGCCATACCGACGCCATCCTGCGCGAGGCCGCGGCCAGGGTGGCCTGAGCCGCGCGCTTCATCGCACGTGCACGCGCTGCGCCCGCGTGGGCCGGTCGATGTGCAGGTACGACACCTCGTACCCGGATGCGGCCAGGTGCTCGGCCACCACGAGGGGGGCTGCGGTCGCCACCCGGAGGTGCGCCCGGCGCCCCGTGCCGTCCAACCGGGCGCTGAGTGCGACCGGCTCGTCGGGCCGCGCCCGCTGCTGCAGGGCCGCTGCCAGCCTGGCCAGGTCGGTCAGGCCCGCGGGCAGCTCGACGGTGACGCGCAACCCGGCCAGGTCGCCCCCCAGCATGTGGATCAGCGCGTCGAACAGGTCGCTCTCGGTCACGATGCCCACCAGCATCCCCTGCTCCACCACCGGGAGGCACCCGATCTTACGGTCCCGCAGCAGCCGCGCGGCGGCTTCCACCGGCACGTCGGGCGCGACCGTGAGTGGATCCGGGGTCATCACGTCGCGCACGTAGGTCTGTTTCAGCAGCGCAGCCAGCCGGCGGCCGGGGAGCGACTCCATCGGCGGGGCAGCCCGCATCAGGTCGGTCCAGGTCACGACGCCCACCAGACGGTGCCCGCGCATCACCGGCAGGTGACGCACCCGCAAGGCCCGCATGAGGGTCAGCGCGTCCTCCAGCGTTGCGTCGGGCTCGATCGTCCGGGGATCCGGGGTCATGCAGTCACGGACCAGCATGGCGCACCGTCCTCTCCACGCGCCTTCCTGAACGATCCTTCCCGAGCAGTGTAGCCCGGGGGCCCGGACGCTCGCCATCGGCCGCGGTGTGGAATCCCGATCGGGCGCTGGCCCGATCTTCCCGTCGGCCGCCGGGCCGGGGCGGCCCGCGCACTGCCGCCCATCGGGCGAGGGCCCGATTCACGCGGCCCGTCCTCGCGCGTATGGTTGAGCCGACCGGCCATGACCGATGCGCTGCGCGTCGCCATCGTCGACCCCTTGCCCGAGATCCACGCCGCGATCGCCGACCTGCTCTGTGGCGTCGCGGGCATCCGGATCGTCGGACATGCCCGGTCGCTACGGGAGTACGCGAGTAGCGCAGACGAACCGGCCGACGTGCTGGTCGTCGACCTGCGGACCTGCCTGGGGCCCGAGCGAACGGTGCTGGACCGCCTGCGCGCGCAGCATGGCTTTCGGGTGGTCGTGACCACCAGCGACACCGAACCCCACTACGGCGAAGCGGCGCTGCGCCTGCAGGCCGACGCCTGGGTGCCCAAAGCCCGCCTGGCGGTCGACCTCGTGCGGACGCTGCGCGGGCTTGCCGTGTAGCCGGACCGGCCAGCGGGCTGTAGCCGGACCGACGGGCGGGCCCGGTGACCGCCAGTTGGAACCGAGGTCCGGTGCGAATCGGGCAGGGGCCCGATACCACCACACCGCCGCGCGCCATAGCATGGAGACGGCACCCGCTCGCGCGGGTGTGCCGCGGAGGGTCGACCATGCGGGCATCGGGGTCGTCGCACGCGCTGCCGGGTGCGTGGCGACCCAGCGTCGGTGGCGGACGTCAGTGGTTCGGTCCTGCCGCAGTCTGTCAGCACATGGGGAGGGGTTGAGGTGCGCGCTACGGCCGCGCGTTCCGCGCTCCCGCGACCTCGCGGCCGGCTACGACCTCATCGGCCGCACCCGCGGAGATCCGACCTGGCCGTGCAACGGTCGCGCCCGTCTGCGCCGCGCCGACGCCGGCCTGCGGCGGCCGTACCCGTTCGCCCGCCGGTCGCTCTCCACCCTCGCACGGAGGACCTGACCGCCGTCGAACGGCCAGGCGACGGCGAGGACATCCTGCGGGTCTACCTGTCGGAGATCGCACGGGCGCCCCTGTTGACGCGTGAGGAGGAAGCAGCGCTGGGGCGCCGGATCGAGCAGGGCGACCGGGCGGCCTACCAGCGGCTGGTCGAGTCCAACCTGCGGCTGGTGGTGGCGGTGGCCAAGCGGTACGTCGGGCGTGGGGTGCCGCTGCTGGATCTGATCCAGGAAGGCAATCGTGGCCTGCTGCGTGCGGCGGAGAAGTTCGACTGGCGCCGGGGGCTCAAGTTCAGCACGTACGCCCACTGGTGGATCCGTCAGGCGATCACGCGTGCCCTCGCGGCCCAGGCGCGCACGGTACGACTGCCGGTGCACGTCCGCGACACGCTGGCACGACTCACGCGGGTCACCGACCAGCTGCGCCAGGACCTGGGACGCGAGCCGACCCCCACCGAGCTGGCACGCGCGACGGGGTTGTCGGCGGCCGTGGTGCGCGACCTGACGCAGGTTGCTCAGGAACCGGTCTCGCTGGACCTTCCCGTCGGCGAGGAAGAAGAAGCCACCCTGGGCGAGTTCGTCTCCGACCGCGGCGCGCTGGCCCCCGAGCAGCCTGTTTTCGCCGCCCTGGAACGGCAGATCCTCGCTCGGGCGCTCGCGGAGCTGACCCCGCGGGAACGTCGGGTGCTCGTGTTGCGGTTCGGGCTGGCCGGCGCCCGGCCGCACACGCTGGACGAGGTGGGGCGGATCTTCGGCGTCACGCGCGAGCGGGCCCGACAGATCCAGAACCGGGCGCTCGCCAAGCTCCGACACCCCGACCGCTTGGCGGCGCTGCGGGAGTAGCGATCGTCAGCTGCGCTCGAGGACGCCTCGGTGGCGTAACACCCCGGCGCGGGAGCGGCTACTACGCCGCCTCCCCCACGAAGCGCGTCCAGGGCGGAGTCGCCTTGCAGGGCCGTCGTCGGAAGGCTCCTGAGAGCGACTCCCGGTGACCTTCGGTCCTCTGAGTCCCGAAGGGGCCCGAGCTGCGGTCAGCGGCGCGGCGCCACCAGGAGCGTGCCAGTGTAGTGCACGCTCATGGGGTGCAGGTGGCAGTAGATGGTGTAGGCGCCCGGACGGACGTTGCGGATCCGCACGGTCTTGGTCTCCTTGGGCTGCAGGACCTCCTTGACGCCGAAGGCGTCGATGGCGAAGCCTTCCGGGATGGGGCTGTCGTTGCGCACCACGAACTCCACGGTTTCGCCTGCGTACGCAAAGGCGTCCGCGGGGAGGTTGGTCACCGCGATGGTGGAGACCTCCGCCACCGTGGCCTTCCAGAACTTCATGACGACCTGGTAGCGGCGCACAGCGGGGGCGCCCAGGACGGGCTGCGCCGCGGGCAGCAGGAGAACGGCGGCGGCCAGGGCCGCCACGGCCAGGGTACGCGTACGGTGGGTCACGGGAACCACCCTCCTGTATTTTGGAGTGCTAACAATGTACTATAGAGGGCAGCGGAGCGTCAAGGAGGCAGCGATGACCAGGAGCGGGCGGTTAGGAGGTCCCTTTGGGAGCCGGGAGGAGACCGTCGAACGCGTGGCCCAGGCGCTCGGGCGCATCAGCACCACCCTGCGCAGCTACGCGTGGGAAGAGGCCATGGGACGGGGCCTCACGCCCACCCAGGCGCAGATCCTGGGCTACCTGAGGTTCCGGGGGCGGCTGGGCGCCCGGGTGTCTGAGGTCGCCGAAGCCCTGGCGGTCACCCCCGCTACCGCCAGCGAGTCCGCTGATGCCCTGGTGCGCAAGGGCCTGGTCCGGAAGCACCGGGTGGCGGAGGATGGCCGAGCCCGGCTCCTGGTCCTCACCGCCGCAGGCCGCAACGAAGCGGAGCGCGTGGCAGGCTGGCCGGAGCTGCTCCTGGAGGCGGTGCGGTCCCTGCCCGAGGCCGAGCAGGCTGCCTTCCTCCGGGTGCTGCTCAAGACCATCCGGCACCTCCAGAAGGCGGGACGGATCCCGGTGTCCCGCATGTGCGTCACCTGTCGGTACTTCCGGCCGTACGCCCACGCCGACCCCCAAACACCCCACCACTGCGAGTTCGTGGACGCCCCCTTCGGCGACGGCCTGCTGCGGGTGGACTGCGAGGACCACGAGCCGGCGTCGCCACAGCAGCAGGAGGAGAACTGGCGGCGCTTTTCTAGCGTCCCCTCAGGCGCTGCCGGTCCAACAAGCGTCAGGGTGCGTGGCAAGTGGAGAACTGGCGGCGCTTTTCTGGCGTCCCCTCAGGCTGCGCGTCCTAGGGGAGGCGAGACGCCCGCTCCACGTTGAGCGCCCTCAGGCCTCGGGTCGCAGAGCGGATCAGCTGGTCGTCTGCCACACCGACATCAACGTCTTCCCCGAGGAGATTGCTACGCTGCGTGCAGGTGCCGGCGGAACCACCCCGCGGCCAACCGCGCCACCTCGTCCAGGGCGCCAGGCTCCTCGAAGAGGTGCCCGGCACCCGGGACGATGGCGAGTTCGCTCTCGGCCTGGAGCGCCGCCAGGGCCTGCCGGTTCAGCTCGAGCACTGCCAGGTCGCGCCCGCCAACGATCAGCAGCGTCGGTGCGCGCACGCGATCCAGCACGTCGGCGGCCAGGTCGGGGCGGCCGCCCCGCGAGACGATGGCGGCCACGTCCTCCGGGCGCTGTGCCGCGGCGACCAGGGCTGCGGCCGCACCGGTACTGGCGCCGAAGTAGCCGATGGGGAGGTGGCGTGTGCGCGGGTCGGCGCGCGCCCACGCGGTGGCCGCCAGCAGCCGGCGCGCCAGCAGCGGGATGTCGAACCGCAGCCGCGCGGTGCGGACGTCTTCGGCCTCCTCGGCGGCCGTGAGGAGGTCGAACAGCAGCGTACCCAGCCCAGCCTGCTGCAGGACCCGTGCGACGTGCCGGTTGCGGGGGCTCCACCGGCTGCTGCCGCTGCCGTGGGCGAAGAGCACCAGGCCGGCGCTGCGCGCGGGCAGCACCAGACCGCCCTCCAGCACCTCGCCGTTGGCGGGAATGTGCACGGCGTGTTCCTCGTCCATCGCCCACCCTCTCGCGGCGCTCATCGCGGCGGCCGCCCGTCTCCTGGGGCGAGCGACCGATGGGCGTCCCTGGAACGATCGTAGCAGGATCGCAGTCGCGACGAAGCCAGAGGCCGACAGAACCGAAGAGGAGCGCTCGTCGACGGGCTTTTCACCGTCTTTGGCTCCGCCGCCGGTGTCTACCGTCCGCCAGCCGTTCTCCGGAGTTACCCCCGAAGTACACTTGGTGGACTCTCGACGTCCACGTACGGAGCGTTTGACTCGGCTACTTCGCCCGTCAACTTGCGCTCCTCGATCTCAACAATACCATATGTCCCCGAACGCGCCATCGGGCGCGGAACGTATTTTCCGTGGCCGCGGATCCCCCGGCCCCGGACCGGTGCCCGCGACGGCGGTTCCCATCGGTGGGGGGCGCAGGCCACCGCCTGTGCTCGTGGGGGGTGGGATGACAGGCGGTTCCCGATCAGAAGGGGGCGAGGAGTTCCAGGCCGTCCGGGGTGCACCGCGTCTCGGTGCCCAGGTCGGCGCACAGTCGCTGCATCCGTCGCACGATCGCGTCGCGCTCCGCCCCGCGCGCCAGACGGGCCTGGCAGTCGCGGATCACGGTCGGCACCAGCCGCACCCCCTCCACGCGGCCGCCGCGCACGTCCAGCACGAACACGAACGACCAGTCGTT is a window encoding:
- a CDS encoding ABC transporter permease; amino-acid sequence: MRTPRALRPLAESLATVALGLVAGGLLVWAFGHSPVAAYRALVAGAFGTREDLLETLAFATPLMLTALTFAVGMRAGLFNIGAEGQMYLGAVGAACVAGMVPLPPGVHLGAATAAGMVAGALWALIPAALKAWRGAHEVISTIMCNWIALHLSMYLTITFLAEPGRAERTVPALPTARYPVLSEDSTLTAVVFVAVGVALLAYAYLWGTRAGYELRLAGENPDAARYAGVRPERVVTASFVLGGLAAGLAGASQVIGRPPAWSLYATMGNVATLGFDGIGVALVGRNHPVGGVLAAVLFGALAHGGRLMEYEVGVLSELVRALNGIIVFAMAVPELWKMVGRRLSR
- a CDS encoding ABC transporter permease is translated as MRKAALAWAAAVVTAALAPRALAQLGLPPVSLVETGLLAMTPLALAAVGECLNEKAGLVNIGLEAIFMVTATVGVWFAEIGRSGIVGLLGGAATGSLLGLGMGAVSVYGKADQIIAGMGLNVFALGFVPFLLISLWAFPGVHVFPNELMVPRLTTPLGQVSPVTIGAVVAAVLAHLVLHRTVVGFRLCAAGEKPEAVDVAGLRVDRLRLLTATVGGALAGLGGAFLPLGWFGALVKEISAGRGFIALACVVFAGLEPLVALGAALLFGLADGFASAVAVTPGVKERVPFYFVSMIPYVVTLVVVAAVIGRRRFPSTVGRPYARE
- a CDS encoding universal stress protein, which gives rise to MTSGPSDTAPLRLQRILAATDFSPGAEPALRWAMGLAARFDARVTLLHVLDLSLGALAGLPPEMAAMPATIELAERVRAEAEEQMRRLAARFPDAVPLLREGTPRAAILEVAKEIGADLIVMGTHGRTGLAKVLFGSVAEHVVRHSPVPVLTVRQPDA
- a CDS encoding CBS domain-containing protein — encoded protein: MLTAGDIMTRDLVVVTPDMLVEEVGDLLTRYRIHGAPVVDKDGQLVGMISLVDLVGRVGETARDVMSPDPVTATEDTPLDEIAGMMLDQMVRRIPIVEGNRVVGIVSASDLIRVFLNLHEAAPGRAGEGTAPAPASGPAAGVPRPGPAAPPTTTPARQPGAGRRTARAPRPGSRVARRRRATRR
- the deoC gene encoding deoxyribose-phosphate aldolase encodes the protein MNPRGISMDPADLARRLEHAVLHPQATRQDVLLGVQTAVRWGVRALVVKPCHVTLAARELAETYVKVVTVVGFPHGGHTVATKVAETREAVAHGAEEVDMVLDLGALRDRDLATVFYETRSVVDAARGRPVKVILETAYLTDAEKRLACRIAARAGAAYVKTSTGFGPAGATVADVALLRRVVGRRLGVKAAGGIRTYTDAVALLEAGADLLGTSHTDAILREAAARVA
- a CDS encoding CBS domain-containing protein, which translates into the protein MLVRDCMTPDPRTIEPDATLEDALTLMRALRVRHLPVMRGHRLVGVVTWTDLMRAAPPMESLPGRRLAALLKQTYVRDVMTPDPLTVAPDVPVEAAARLLRDRKIGCLPVVEQGMLVGIVTESDLFDALIHMLGGDLAGLRVTVELPAGLTDLARLAAALQQRARPDEPVALSARLDGTGRRAHLRVATAAPLVVAEHLAASGYEVSYLHIDRPTRAQRVHVR
- a CDS encoding sigma-70 family RNA polymerase sigma factor — translated: MQRSRPSAPRRRRPAAAVPVRPPVALHPRTEDLTAVERPGDGEDILRVYLSEIARAPLLTREEEAALGRRIEQGDRAAYQRLVESNLRLVVAVAKRYVGRGVPLLDLIQEGNRGLLRAAEKFDWRRGLKFSTYAHWWIRQAITRALAAQARTVRLPVHVRDTLARLTRVTDQLRQDLGREPTPTELARATGLSAAVVRDLTQVAQEPVSLDLPVGEEEEATLGEFVSDRGALAPEQPVFAALERQILARALAELTPRERRVLVLRFGLAGARPHTLDEVGRIFGVTRERARQIQNRALAKLRHPDRLAALRE
- a CDS encoding cupredoxin domain-containing protein encodes the protein MTHRTRTLAVAALAAAVLLLPAAQPVLGAPAVRRYQVVMKFWKATVAEVSTIAVTNLPADAFAYAGETVEFVVRNDSPIPEGFAIDAFGVKEVLQPKETKTVRIRNVRPGAYTIYCHLHPMSVHYTGTLLVAPRR
- a CDS encoding MarR family winged helix-turn-helix transcriptional regulator, with amino-acid sequence MTRSGRLGGPFGSREETVERVAQALGRISTTLRSYAWEEAMGRGLTPTQAQILGYLRFRGRLGARVSEVAEALAVTPATASESADALVRKGLVRKHRVAEDGRARLLVLTAAGRNEAERVAGWPELLLEAVRSLPEAEQAAFLRVLLKTIRHLQKAGRIPVSRMCVTCRYFRPYAHADPQTPHHCEFVDAPFGDGLLRVDCEDHEPASPQQQEENWRRFSSVPSGAAGPTSVRVRGKWRTGGAFLASPQAARPRGGETPAPR
- a CDS encoding dienelactone hydrolase family protein; translated protein: MDEEHAVHIPANGEVLEGGLVLPARSAGLVLFAHGSGSSRWSPRNRHVARVLQQAGLGTLLFDLLTAAEEAEDVRTARLRFDIPLLARRLLAATAWARADPRTRHLPIGYFGASTGAAAALVAAAQRPEDVAAIVSRGGRPDLAADVLDRVRAPTLLIVGGRDLAVLELNRQALAALQAESELAIVPGAGHLFEEPGALDEVARLAAGWFRRHLHAA